gtaatatttatttacttatttttttgtgcaaaaagctTAATTAACATTATACGTATGGTTGCAAAAAAGTGGAAAACTTACAATAAATTTCGGACAAATTTTGGAAACTTTCCATGATTTTTTGGAATCTTCCACAGAATTTCCGAACGTTTCTGGAAATTTACCATAAATTTTCCACCCCTTTGCAACCCTAATAAGTGAACCTCAAggaacatatataaaaaaaaaaaaaaaaaaaaaaaaaaaaaaaaaatcaatgtcatgacccctttaatacgaAGCCTATGATATGAAAAGTTGATATGAAGAGTTTTTGGACCAAAATCTAATGGAAACAGATGCCTTTAGATAAATATGCCTTCAGTTAAATATGGGGGGACTTCTGATCAGCTCTCTACAGTTTTCTATAGCCTACCAGTCTACTGATTTGGCTCACTTTTCTAAACTTTTTGGTCTAAacgtacactaccattcaagtttagagtcagtaagatttttaatgtttcttttataaagaatcccaccaaggctgaatttatttgatcaaaaatacagaaattcagaacagtaatattgtgaaatattattacaatttaaacaatgttttctatcttttttaaatgtaatttgttcatgTGATGGCagaactgaattttcagcaactaTTACTCAGttgaacagttgtgctgcttaatatttttgttaatatttttttcaggatcctttgaAGAATATAAAgttccaaagaacagcatttattttaaatagaaaccttttgtaacattataaatgttttcacagtcacttttgatcaactgaatgcatccttgctgaataaatgtattaatggtagaaagtcttactgatcccaaacttttcaacagtATTATAAACtccttttaacctcaaacctGGTGCCAAGTATgctgcaattttttaaaaaagtcataacATAGTGTATTAGGTCCATATTATGCAGAAAAATAGAATGGACAGCAAGATACCTGCCCTATTTTAAACAGAACAACATTCCATGTCAGTTCCTCTTTGTGCAGCTACAGGTGACATCTAGGTCAAAAATACTGTCTAGTTATCGTTTAACAGAAAGCAGATGTTTCCTGATGCAATAAACCATACTGTCCCCATGTGGTTTTTCTAAGTTTGTCCACTATTATAACTCAGTCATTCACAATCATTCACAGTTGTCAATGCCATCAAACAGAGATGAAACTACTCACCATCCAATGGGCGAAGAAGAACCCTTGATGAAATTTCAATAAACTTTCTAGCTGCTTTATGAAGTTCCTTCCTGGTCTTGATAGTGAAGTCTGGAAAAGGAATAATGTCTATTGTGGGCAatcaataaatgaatacattaattGTAAATCATGATACACCATGAATGGGTTTTAAGATCTAATTgtgcaaaatatcaaaaatacatttataatatactaccaaaaaaatctaatctaatctaagaCATAAATACAAAGCATCTGCAAAAACTTGACAATTTATGCACTGAGTTTCATTTTTATCTCTAGCAAGTATTTTCTTTAGCATTTTGGGAACCACTGCCAAGTTCTCATGTTACTAACACTTTAAGGATGAATAGTTTATGGTTTAGTATTCCTCATTTGCGAGTTGCTTTTccagaaataaatgtaaatgtacatgtaaatgcaaattaatCTTTCATCCCACTGATATTTCCGCACTCTCtcaagcacaaacacacacacacacacacacacacacacacacacaagtatgaatgctttcagaatctacCAGAAGCAAGGCTGTCCTGTTCTCTATTAGTGGTGTGAGTCAGGTAGATGTAGGACTTGTGCTTCTCCTGTAGTATGGCGCTGGTGTCGATAGTGACGGCCTGGTTTAGAGTAACCACCTCGTACGTGATGAAAACACAGCCTCTGTGCAAGCAAACTTGATAGAGTCGGAATGTGTTTTCCACTGACATTCTCTCTGTTTGTGCTGAATGATATTGCATAATATAGTTTTACTGATGgatgttttataaatgcaaaaaaagcacaaataatAAACCTACCCCAATACTACTGCTCCTGTCACTTTAGCAATTTTTCCtagagacaaaaaaaagagataaagaCCAGCAAAACATTCAGAATAAATCTATCAATTTATCTAAACAAATAAAGCATGAACTATTTAAGGACCCATAGGAATGTAGCaggacaaaaaaatacatattttatacatatatttttagtttatggtaaatttacactaccattcagaagtctggggtcagtacgatttatttatgtatgtatttattttttaaatttaatgtttaaagtttaaagtctCTTGTGCAACAAGTCaacaatgctgcatttatttagtcaaaacaatacagtaaaaaatcatcagcagtcattactccagttttaggtgtcatatgatccttcagaaatcattccagtatgtgaccctggaccacaaaaccatacttgtagcaatagccaacaatacattgtatgggtcaaaatgatcgatttttcttttatgccaaaaatcattagggtattaagtaaagatcatgttccatgaagatattttgtaaatttcccaccataaaaatatccaaacttaatttttgattagcaatatgcattgctaagaacttcatttggacaactttaaaggcgattttctcaatgtttagatattttgcaccctcagattacagatttttaaaatttgtatctcagccaagtattgtcctattctaacaaaccatacatcaatgtaaatttattcagctttcagataatgtataaatttaaaaaaattgacccttatgactggttttgtggtccatggtcacaattgttgatttggtgctcacaaaacatttctattgaaaacagttgaaaatattattgtggaaaccgtgatatttttttcaagattctctgatgaatagaaagaacaaatttatttaaatcagaaatcttttgtaacattacatgtttttactgtcactttgaatgcatccttgctaaataaaagtaaacaaatgtatcaaaaacttactgactcgtgcaaaatctatttttattgaattttgattttgattacacatttgtctttataaagttgcaattcgggttttaaaatatatttatacgtCCCAAAGTTACAAacaattttaaagaattttaggCCCTCTTTGGTTTAACATTAAAGCTGTTTCAAAACCAAGACAACTGTCTtcctagacagcattttaggCATATAAGAAGTAGGTTTAGAGTCTTACTAAAGTCTTTCCATGGCAGTGTTCTCTTCACAGCAGGTCCGGTGGTGCCGCTCAACCTCCGGACGCGGATCATTCGCAGGGCGGACGCAGACATTGGCGGCTTCACTCGCAGAAATCCGACGATGGCGCACATTAATGTTGGCCAGTGGGCCGGTGAGACATATATGCCCACTGTTTCTGACTGCTGGTGATTTAAAGCAATCTTCTCACGTCGATTATAACCTAAATACTACAAACTGAAGAAAAGAGGCGGTGGAGTCATGACATGCCAGCGGTGTCACTGTCAGCTGATCTCTCTACTCTGTTATTGAAAGTCAAAGCACTACCTAAAGAGACTGCTGATATTGATACTgctctaaaacattttaattttatattgattCGTCATTTAATTTGGTGTAATAACCAGTCGGCTTGTTAGTTAGTTGGATAACATTAGTATTCTAGCAAAATTCACTCTCTGCGTCCAAGACTGACATTTAACGACTGAAACAGTAcgttaaatgtgtaatttaccTATAAAACAGAAGTTGCTTCAAATACACGCGGTATAAAAATCACTTTTGACAGCAAATATAAACAGGAACTGTTTTCAGATTGAACGCATATACGCAGGCGTCGCTACCGTAAATAACGCAAATAGTGTGTGACGCGTCGAAAATATCCTACCGTAATACTCTAATGCGCACTTAAATTGTTTCGTGTAACCCCTACCTTGTTTAACAGGAATTTAAATCAGTTTATCTTCCTCAAACCGCTGTACAATTAGAATTACAAACGCTAATATGACAGTCCAGAACATTGGAAGGACGTAAACACATCAttctttaatttgtaatattgtgCAAATGAATACTCAAAATGCTTTGCTGGAATCCTGACAGGATAAACACAGACCTAGAGGAAACCTATCTATCAAATTGCAGTTGGCACAGTATGTCAAAAAAGGAATTCTTAGTATACATTTCAACCTGTTGAGACAATTCCTTCCTCTTGTCAGGGGAATTCACTCACCAGTGGGTGTGAAGGATGCCAGGTCACTTCCAGGATGTGTGTGCTCTAAACCCTCTTAAAACACCTTTGTCCTTTGTCTGTTCATTTCTCAGTTTTCAATGATATATAATGCACATGCCTGACTCTCTAAAATTGAcacattaaaaggatagttcacccagaagtaaaaaataatgtcattatttatgtttcaaacctgtttgactgactttcttctgtggaacttCATCATACTACAGTATGATGGTGACATAAAGGagggtaaataatgacagaattaaaattctGAGTGAGCTATGTCCATTTTATGGTTCGTGTATAAGGCTTTCTATTAAGATGCAGGAATTTTGTGTAGTTAAAACATGCAGATGCGAAAAGGtattacaaaatgcattgtGTCAGTTTATTTTTGAGTATAATTGTGTTGAGAAATACTTACAATGATTCCAAAAGTCTAGAGTTCACAGAAAACAAACCAATAAATACACAATCTAATGAGTTTgctaaaagattttaaattagTGTTTGCAATAACTGCTTGTCTAGGAATCTGCAATAGACATCAGTAATGCTCTCATGCTTATTGTGACCTTCAGTATCTCTtactttatctctctctctgtttatcACGTTTTCtaatctttctctctcactctacACAAACATATTCTCTCTTTGCAAAATATTGGTATTTTGTCTTTACTAAATTAGTAAATGAGACCTGTAGAAACCAAAAAGTCCTCTCTCTTTCAAGCATTCTCTAAATAGTATTTGAGATTGATTCCAAAAAGAgatttttgcagtgatgccacagaacaaattaaaagaaaaaaaaaagaacattcttttttttggtttccAAGAGAACCTTTCAtggaacagttcttaaaagaacaattttctACTTGGTGGGAAGAATATTTTAATCaactaaagaacctttttttcccGCTATAAACTATGGAAGATTCCATGAATATGGTTCCTCATGGAAccatagatgccaataaagaacttttatttttaaaagaatacaaacagaaatatgcacatatacacacacataaaaaactGGCCATGTCAGTTTAAAGTGTAGGACATCCATATTGCTTTCAGCTGTCCAAATTTCTAGTCCATGTCTATTAATACAATTATCTTCCTCCATCACTGTACCATCTCCCCTTCCTTCACGTGGTCGTCTCCTGATAAGCTCGTATGATGCTCTCATAGGCAGGTGGTGGAGTTTGGCCAGCATGAAAGCCTCTTAGATTGCTGTTTCCCCAGAAGGAATCTGGCCTGGTTCTGGCCCGGGGTGGAGTGACCATTGAACTGACAGTGCTGGTGGATCCAGCCGCCCCAGGGCTGGTAGTTAGAGTCGGGGTCCGTGGCAGGCTGTTCTGGGCACCCTCTTCTGCCTCACGAGCAATCTGGCTGCACTGGAGGAGAGGATGAAAAGTAGAGGCCCGGAAGCTTGACTTGCGGCCTGGTGAGTCACCATAGTCTATAGGTGAGGATGAGGTTTGCCGATGGAAGGAGAAGGCAGCGCTGGCCAGACTGTTGTTGCTGCGTCGGTCGTAGGCACTGCTGTGTCGACTGTAGCCTGCCCGAGAGCGTGGCGAGGAAGAACGTGCGGTTGAGCGGGACTGGTGGATGGGTACACGTGTGATGGTGGCTGATGCCCGTCGACGTGACATCCAGGTCAAGATCATATAGACCACAGCTCCCAGCAGAAGACCAACAACCATAGAAAGACAGAAGGCCAGAATCACATCCCCTagagaaagaaacaaaagtgtaaaaacatgttttaagcaACCTTCCatacataaagaaaacaaaggcTCTGTCAGTGGTGGTTTAATTGAAATTGCCAAAACATAATAAGTCTTGTAATCctaaatagttcacccaaaaattagaATTACTCTATGATTTACTCATCTTcaaaccatcctaggtgtatatgactttcttctttcagacaaatagttgtagagttatattaaaaatattctggcttttccaagctttataatggcattgAATGGTGGtcaagattttgaagcaaaataaagtgcattcatccatcataaaaagtgctccacatggttCCAGGGAGTTAAAGGCGTCGTAGATTACGGTTTCACCTTTTTAACTATAGTTAGTGTGTTATGTGGCTATTTGAGCATAAGCAAGATCTGCAAAGTTACAACACTCAATGTTCAATGCAAAGGGAGACATTTCTTCTAAAGAACTCATTTTTAAGGCCTACAGCAAACGGCTGGTAAAGACTACAATGAGCTACTTCCTGGGTTAGTGACATTACAGACCCTGAAGTTTACATAAACCCTGCACTTGGAAACATGCAGCTACCCGTTATGGTAAGAGGTGTGAAGTTTTCGGACAAGGTGCACTACATGGTTAGCGAATCACAAcacactgggacagctaacAAATCTGAGCCCACTGCGAATTTCTGAGGGAGGAACCAAGAAGTCAACGGACCATTTTTAGGAGAACAGAAAAGCAGTGTAGAATAAAggtaaaatatgtgaaaaataatgggattttaaaaaaaaaaaaacaaagcatgaaCACATTCCAGCctttgaaaaaaagtttgaaaaaaagacaaatttgtgtaagaaaaatatccatatttaaaactttataaactgtaatctctagcttccgctacactctacatcatccgctggaacaccactctctcatgaacgtGTGTATGACAGTTAACGGAAGTTAGAGATTAAGGTTCAAAAgtgttaaatatggatatttttcttacacaaacactttGCTACAGAAGGCCTTCATTAACCATgaagggtgaactatccctttaaatgtgtgTGCTTAGCCTGTTAGGGATTTAAGGGGAACATTATATTACTTATACATGTTTCAGTGGCCTAAAATTTTACAACACTACATAGAAAGAGTTTTTGCATTTCTTTCAGTTGCCTTTTCCAtagtttttctatgtaaaatgCGCTAGACTGACTCGTTTTACCGTTGCAATTTTGTCTGGCGTCTTTTGAGGCCACACGACGttcttaaaatgtgtttatcaaAGTGACTTAAAAGTACAACTTTATacgttatgtttttttttttttttaatttgcccTGCGTTTTGCATGTTTAAACGCAAAAACGCGTTTTGTGTGACGAACGTTGAAAGGGACTTTGATGATAGTCGgcggtaaccatagcaacagaacCGTCATCATGATCAGTTTTGGACGGTACGTAgacaaaattatgtattttcgTTGTATGGCACTTTATTCTATAGTTACAGTTAATAAATACATCGAGcgaacttttattatttatgaacaaTTGTTAAATCTAAAAATTTAAGATGCTTGAGGCGGTTTAGCTAACTGCGCTAGGGGCGCCAAAATACAGTTTGCATTACGGGAGACGACCTTCATTAAAAGAACGTTTCTTCAAAATGTCGACCAGTCTGTAAGAATAATTCGcttccattttctttttcatgaaAAGTGCTATTAAACGTCTGGTTCCCTGTAATTACTGAACAAGgtttcaattatttttagttGGCTAATTAACTTTTGACGACGTCCTACTCCCGTGGGAAAAATACTGTCCAGCGCCAATCCTGACAACTCAAAGTGGGAAGGGCCAAATTCCACAATAGAAGGCACACCCAATGTTTTCTTATCCTTTAcagttaaaatgaattaaatagtTTGCAGTTTAGGAAGCTTCCTGTTATGGCATTCCATTGTCTACAGAAATACCAATTTCATTAGCGCACTGGGCTACTGTCTGGCACAGGACTTTTGAGGTCCTTTGAAACTGGCAGTACTTTGAGTGAGAATTATGTCTTTAgattaaattttgtttaaaaaaaaaagagtattattattcataaataaGAACCAGTGTTGTTTCAGTGTTACATTTGATTGAAGCAGACAATTTTTTTAACCACAGCACATGACTGTTCAACATAATACTATTAGCATTATAATAATATGACATCAGTAACTCTTTAGAGACTTGTGTGTAAAACGATGTGGATGTTTATATGCAATTTTCTCCCTGGGTGAAAGGAATCACAGTCCAGAGTGAAGGATCATCTGGAAATGACATTTGGAAAGACAGAATGGAAAAAGCTGCACACTGGCGGTGTTGTTTTTTTACGGACCACTTTTGCCAATATCTTTTGCCGCTAGTTACTACTGTCTGCATTTCTCTCAGTTCTAAGACTCGACATAGCATTTTCTAGATTGTTATAGAAGTACAAAGTTGACATTGTAACATTGTGAgttaatttgtgtgtatgtgagagagAACCCTATATAAAGTGTGTAAAGatggtaaaatatcttactcaatCCGAAGGACTCCAGTATCTCCACAATAGGATGAGTGCTGTTATCCGCCATAGCTCCCTCCAGAGATACAGTGGAGACGAGAGAGGACACAGTCTCTCTCCTCCAAATGTTTTGTCCACTTACTCTTCCTTTTAACTTTTTCTTGTGTCTCTCTCTTGTGTCTGTCCAGCTCCTCTATTCTAGGGACCCtcctctctcactttctctttGTTTGTGTCTCTTTTTCAGTCCCAGACGGCTGCTCAGCACTGTGGCACACAGGATCCTCTCCAAGGCCGGGGTCGCTTCTCTGTTGTTTGTGGAAAAGCAAAGTCTTCACTTCACATTTCCTGCCTTTCCTGCGTAAAATTAGCAGCAGGCTGTCCTTATCTACGCAGACCAGGGTTCCTGTGGGATGGAGAGGAAAGGGAGGAGGGTacagagaggaggaggagagtcAAGGTGTGTGTGAAATCATTTGCTCCTATCATTTGTCCCCTTTCCCCTGGCCAAAATTCATCATATTTTGCTTTTCCCTATGTCCCGTTCCCTTCCAGACACTTGGCGTGAAGAGTGAAG
This is a stretch of genomic DNA from Labeo rohita strain BAU-BD-2019 chromosome 20, IGBB_LRoh.1.0, whole genome shotgun sequence. It encodes these proteins:
- the myct1a gene encoding myc target protein 1 homolog; this translates as MADNSTHPIVEILESFGLRDVILAFCLSMVVGLLLGAVVYMILTWMSRRRASATITRVPIHQSRSTARSSSPRSRAGYSRHSSAYDRRSNNSLASAAFSFHRQTSSSPIDYGDSPGRKSSFRASTFHPLLQCSQIAREAEEGAQNSLPRTPTLTTSPGAAGSTSTVSSMVTPPRARTRPDSFWGNSNLRGFHAGQTPPPAYESIIRAYQETTT